The DNA segment GCTTGAAAACGCGTAACTGGCCTGAAACTGAAGCCGCGCTTGCAAACCTAGTTTCTGCCGCAAAAACACTGCGTATTGAATTGTCATAAGCAAAAAACTTAATACATCCGTCAGTACTCGCCTCTTCCTTGATAAAAGACACTCATGGGATGGATATAATACGATATATCCATCCCATGCTCCTTTCAAACGAATAAAATAGGAAAATTACCCCTCATGTTTATAGGGTTAAAATGTTGCTTAATAGTTGCAATATTGTGTTTACATTTCATTTTTTTCGTGAAAGAGTTACGTTATTATCTTCCAGTTATTTTAAAAAAAGCAGCTGAAAATGTGGGCGCCATCGCGTAAGGTGAAATTGAGCAGAAAGATGCAAAAATACTTAATATAGATCACGGAATTTAATGCGTAAGTGCTTTAATTTCGCCTCGAAAAGACTTTTTCTTAATTTATTGCAGAGGTAGAAATGCTAGAACTAATCATTGGATTGGTAATAACAATCGGAGTGGGTTACTTCATTGTAAAAGGTTACAGACCAGCAGGGATACTGCTTACAGCGGGTTTGTTGCTCCTTATCTTAACAGGTATACTTGGCCATACGGTTTTACCGGCCAAAATCGCTTCAACAGGTAATTATTTCACAGATTCACTAGAATTCATCAAGTTTATGCTAAAACATCGTGGTGGTGGTTTAGGCATGCAAATCATGTTGCTTTGTGGTTTTGCGGCTTATATGACCCATATTGGTGCAAATAATGTAGTAGTAAAACAATTTTCAAAACCTTTAGCTGTCATTAAGTCACCTTACATTCTTTTAGTTGCTGCTTATATTGTTGCCTGCCTTATGTCTCTTGCTGTAAGTTCAGCAACGGGTCTTGGTGTGCTCTTAATGGCAACATTATTCCCGATGATGACGGCAATGGGTATCTCCCGTCCAGCGGCTGTCGCCGTTTGTGCTTCTCCTGCTGCCATCATTCTATCTCCGACATCTGGTGATGTTGTGGTTGCTGCTGAAAAAGCCGGCATGGCATTGGATGTCTTTGCTGTTCAAACCGTACTGCCAGTTTCACTTTGTGCCATTGTTGTCATGTCTGCTGCTGCCTATTTTTGGAACAAGTATTTAGACAAAAAAGAAAACACACCAATGGAAAAAGTAGACATCTCTACTATGGAAGTTAAAGCACCAGCGTATTACGCGGCGCTTCCGTTCCTTCCTATTTTCGGTGTATTTTTGTTTAACGGCAGAACGATTGAAGGTTTGAGCCTAGACATTTATACCATTGTTGTTTTATCGATATTCATCGGTGCTATGGTCGATTACATAACCAAAGGCTTTAAAGGTAGAGAAACGTTAGAAGATATGGATTCTTGCTATGAAGGTATGGCGGATGCTTTCAAAGGTGTCGTCATGCTATTGGTTGCGGCGGGTGTTTTTGCTCAAG comes from the Vibrio sp. DW001 genome and includes:
- the dcuC gene encoding anaerobic C4-dicarboxylate transporter DcuC, producing the protein MLELIIGLVITIGVGYFIVKGYRPAGILLTAGLLLLILTGILGHTVLPAKIASTGNYFTDSLEFIKFMLKHRGGGLGMQIMLLCGFAAYMTHIGANNVVVKQFSKPLAVIKSPYILLVAAYIVACLMSLAVSSATGLGVLLMATLFPMMTAMGISRPAAVAVCASPAAIILSPTSGDVVVAAEKAGMALDVFAVQTVLPVSLCAIVVMSAAAYFWNKYLDKKENTPMEKVDISTMEVKAPAYYAALPFLPIFGVFLFNGRTIEGLSLDIYTIVVLSIFIGAMVDYITKGFKGRETLEDMDSCYEGMADAFKGVVMLLVAAGVFAQGLMSIGAIDNLLHLADQAGAGGIALMLLLTVLTVAAAVATGSGNAPFYAFVELAPALADKLGLNPAFLIIPMLQASNLGRTISPVSGVIVATSGMGKISPFEVVKRTSVPVFAGLITVIIGTVVLVPMMAS